From a single Diachasmimorpha longicaudata isolate KC_UGA_2023 chromosome 15, iyDiaLong2, whole genome shotgun sequence genomic region:
- the LOC135169778 gene encoding uncharacterized protein LOC135169778 — translation MKGLTQRQGPFVLWVVHVLGCLGHKRLKCFRIPGLLVNFWHKSFKEKPNPVPNPNPKRLYQKKFYCQFHSGCTYNERKLAISLLKNRDPAPKTWKKYPVTIRGGANSYEEAETRLKELRHHPYEFTSEDDVYRDTQIEALRKRLITKKVISDDKVAELFEEACQSTGSLTDSEHERSSPEIEKRKRRAPRRIMCNSRRSRSLSPFGQKNRLQKNTMDSTKDIQRIGDSSPLKVVSKHGNPPQVVDSESESHSPSQQGYLSRGKIGQRSLNLEKDTQEPTDKIQKKFRTFSLVTTTPSKQKLGSENVFHNDVRKEFRDIKLAIGPI, via the exons ATGAAAGGTCTGACCCAAAGACAAGGCCCTTTTGTCCTTTGGGTTGTCCACGTGTTGGGTTGTTTGGGCCATAAACGGCTCAAGTGCTTCCGTATTCCCGG TTTATTAGTGAATTTTTGGCATAAATCATTTAAGGAAAAGCCTAATCCAGTGCCTAATCCTAATCCAAAACG GCTCTACC aaaaaaaattttattgtcaatttcATTCTGGTTGTACCTACAACGAGAGAAAGCTCGCAATctcattattaaaaaatcgtgatCCTGCGCCTAAAACCTGGAAAAAATATCCTGTGACGATTAGAGGAGGAGCAA attcATATGAAGAAGCTGAGACTCGTTTGAAGGAATTGAGACACCATCCCTATGAATTTACCTCGGAAGATGACGTGTACAGAGACACTCAGATTGAAGCCTTAAGGAAACGATTGATTACGAAGAAAGTCATTTCAGATGATAAAGTTGCTGAGTTATTTGAAGAGGCCTGCCAGAGTACTGGATCACTGACTGATAGTGAACATGAGAGAA GTTCACCAGAAATTGAGAAACGAAAACGTCGAGCTCCAAGAAGAATCATGTGCAATTCACGTCGCTCCAGATCTCTCTCGCCTTTTGGTCAGAAGAACCGATTGCAAAAAAACACAATgg ACTCAACCAAAGACATTCAAAGGATCGGAGATTCTTCGCCCCTCAAAGTGGTTTCTAAACACGGAAATCCTCCTCAAGTCGTAGATAGTGAATCGGAGTCTCACTCTCCAAGTCAGCAAGGTTATTTAAGTCGAGGAAAAATTGGACAACGTTCATTAAACCTGGAAAAAGATACTCAAGAGCCTactgataaaattcaaaaaaaatttcgaacatTTTCCTTGGTGACCACTACACCATCGAAGCAAAAATTAGGcagtgaaaatgtttttcacaaTGATGTGAGGAAAGAATTTCGAGACATAAAGTTAGCTATTGGACCAATATAG